A single region of the Streptomyces sp. NBC_01803 genome encodes:
- a CDS encoding acetoacetate--CoA ligase, producing MTTTHAAPPFPSEPLWRPGPGQVAAARITRFHAHAAARHGAPAPRPDDPAGSYAALHRWSVTALDPFWRAVTDWFDVRFTTPYDTVLADAVMPGARWFPGATVNYAEHALRAGEDPARADEPALLRVDERHEPEPVTWAELRARVGSLAAALRGLGVRPGDRVSGYLPNIPEAVIALLATAAVGGVWTSCAPDFGARGVLDRFQQVEPVVLFTVDGYRYGGRVHDRADTVAELRAGLPTLRAVVHVPLLGTPAPEGALEWAELAGTGPGADAPAPEFTPVPFDHPLWVLYSSGTTGLPKAIVHSQGGILVEHLKQLGLHCDLGPGDRLFWYTSTGWMMWNFLVSGLLTGTTVVLYDGSPGFPAPDAQWRVAERTRATLYGTSAAYVLACAKAGVHPGRDLDLSVTRCVATTGSPLPPDGFRWLHDEVGGDLWIASVSGGTDVCSCFAGAVPTLPVWTGELQAPCLGTDLRSWSPDGRALTDEVGELVVTTPMPSMPVRFWNDPGDVRYRDSYFAMFPGVWRHGDWTTLTSRGTVVIHGRSDSTLNRQGVRMGSADIYEAVERLPEIRESLVIGIERPDGGYWMPLFVRLAEGAVLDDALRARVRDTIRAALSPRHLPDEIIEIPGVPHTLTGKRLEIPVKRLLRGAPLETAVNPGSVDDPELLRFFERLARERAVVSGSDYGE from the coding sequence ATGACCACGACCCACGCCGCACCGCCGTTCCCGTCCGAGCCGCTGTGGCGTCCGGGCCCCGGACAGGTCGCCGCGGCCCGGATCACCCGATTCCACGCCCACGCCGCCGCCCGGCACGGCGCCCCGGCCCCGCGCCCGGACGACCCCGCCGGCAGCTACGCCGCGCTGCACCGCTGGTCCGTCACCGCGCTCGACCCGTTCTGGCGGGCCGTCACCGACTGGTTCGACGTCCGCTTCACCACCCCCTACGACACGGTGCTGGCCGACGCTGTGATGCCCGGGGCCCGGTGGTTCCCCGGAGCCACCGTCAACTACGCGGAGCACGCGCTGCGCGCGGGCGAGGACCCGGCCCGGGCCGATGAGCCCGCGCTGCTGCGCGTCGACGAGCGGCACGAGCCCGAGCCGGTCACCTGGGCCGAACTGCGGGCCCGGGTCGGCTCGCTGGCCGCCGCGCTGCGCGGCCTCGGCGTGCGCCCCGGCGACCGGGTCAGCGGCTATCTGCCCAACATCCCCGAGGCCGTCATCGCACTGCTGGCCACCGCCGCCGTCGGCGGGGTGTGGACCTCCTGCGCCCCCGACTTCGGCGCCCGCGGCGTCCTGGACCGCTTCCAGCAGGTGGAGCCGGTGGTGCTGTTCACGGTCGACGGCTACCGCTACGGCGGCCGGGTCCACGACCGCGCCGACACCGTCGCGGAGTTGCGCGCCGGGCTGCCCACGCTCCGCGCCGTCGTGCACGTCCCGCTGCTCGGCACGCCGGCTCCCGAAGGCGCCCTGGAGTGGGCCGAGCTGGCCGGCACCGGCCCCGGAGCGGACGCCCCGGCCCCCGAGTTCACCCCCGTGCCCTTCGACCACCCGCTGTGGGTGCTGTACTCCTCGGGCACCACCGGGCTGCCCAAGGCCATCGTCCACTCCCAGGGCGGCATCCTCGTCGAACACCTCAAGCAGCTCGGCCTGCACTGCGATCTCGGCCCGGGCGACCGCCTGTTCTGGTACACCTCCACCGGCTGGATGATGTGGAACTTCCTCGTCTCCGGTCTGCTGACCGGCACCACCGTGGTCCTCTACGACGGAAGTCCCGGCTTCCCGGCCCCGGACGCCCAGTGGCGTGTGGCCGAACGCACCCGCGCCACCCTCTACGGCACCTCCGCCGCCTATGTGCTGGCCTGCGCCAAGGCCGGCGTCCACCCCGGGCGCGACCTGGACCTCTCGGTGACCCGCTGCGTGGCCACCACCGGCTCCCCGCTGCCGCCGGACGGCTTCCGCTGGCTCCACGACGAGGTCGGCGGCGATCTGTGGATCGCCTCGGTCAGCGGCGGCACCGACGTCTGCAGCTGCTTCGCCGGAGCCGTGCCCACCCTGCCCGTGTGGACCGGCGAGTTGCAGGCCCCCTGCCTCGGCACCGACCTGCGCTCCTGGAGCCCGGACGGCCGGGCGCTGACCGACGAGGTCGGGGAGCTGGTCGTCACCACCCCCATGCCCTCGATGCCGGTCCGGTTCTGGAACGACCCGGGCGACGTCCGGTACCGCGACAGCTACTTCGCGATGTTCCCCGGCGTGTGGCGGCACGGGGACTGGACGACGCTCACCTCGCGCGGCACGGTCGTCATCCACGGCCGGTCCGACTCCACGCTCAACCGGCAGGGTGTGCGGATGGGGTCGGCCGATATCTACGAGGCGGTGGAGCGGCTGCCGGAGATCCGCGAGTCCCTGGTCATCGGCATCGAACGCCCCGACGGCGGGTACTGGATGCCGCTGTTCGTCCGGCTGGCCGAGGGCGCCGTGCTCGACGACGCGCTGCGCGCGCGGGTCCGGGACACCATCCGGGCGGCCCTGTCGCCCCGCCACCTGCCGGACGAGATCATCGAGATCCCCGGCGTCCCGCACACCCTGACCGGCAAGCGACTGGAGATCCCGGTCAAGCGCCTCCTGCGGGGCGCGCCCCTGGAGACAGCGGTGAACCCGGGCTCGGTGGACGACCCGGAGCTGCTGCGGTTCTTCGAGCGGCTGGCCCGCGAGCGGGCCGTTGTCAGTGGCTCCGACTACGGTGAGTGA
- the ptsP gene encoding phosphoenolpyruvate--protein phosphotransferase: MRTRLRGVGVSHGVAIGEVRHMGTAVLEPPDGRISDEEAPRELARARRAAQAVAADLNARGQLAGGEAQAVLEAQALMAADPELMADVERRISVGAPAERAVFDAFAAYRALLAAAGEYLAGRVADLDDVRNRIVARLLGVPIPGVPDSDEPYVLIARDLAPADTALLDPSLVLGFITEEGSPTSHSAILARSLGVPAVVALPEARQIAEGMVVAVDGSTGEVVVNPSGEERAALAVAAAERRAALAESTGPGATSDGHKVPLLANIGGPGDVAAAVAAGAEGVGLFRTEFLFFDQSSGAGAPPEDHQVAVYREVLEAFPEGRVVVRVLDAGADKPLPFLTPGDEPNPALGVRGLRALLAHPEVLGTQLRALARAAEELPVYLEVMAPMVADRADARAFADACRAAGLRAKYGAMVEIPSAALRARAILQEVEFLSLGTNDLAQYTFAADRQIGAVSRLQDPWQPALLDLVALAAEAAGAEGKSCGVCGEAAADPLLACVLTGLGVTSLSMGAAAIAPVRATLAKHTLAQCERAAAAARAADSAEEARTAARGVLSGE, from the coding sequence ATGCGGACCAGGCTAAGAGGCGTCGGGGTCAGCCACGGAGTGGCGATCGGCGAGGTCAGACACATGGGTACGGCGGTGCTGGAGCCGCCGGACGGACGGATCTCCGACGAGGAGGCGCCGCGCGAGCTCGCCCGGGCCCGGCGGGCGGCGCAGGCGGTGGCCGCCGATCTGAACGCGCGGGGCCAGCTCGCCGGGGGCGAGGCCCAGGCAGTCCTGGAGGCCCAGGCGCTGATGGCGGCGGACCCCGAGCTGATGGCCGACGTGGAGCGCCGGATCTCCGTGGGCGCCCCGGCGGAGCGCGCGGTGTTCGACGCCTTCGCCGCCTACCGGGCCCTGCTGGCTGCCGCCGGGGAGTATCTGGCGGGGCGGGTGGCGGACCTGGACGACGTGCGCAACCGGATCGTGGCGCGGCTGCTCGGTGTGCCGATCCCGGGCGTGCCGGACAGCGACGAGCCGTACGTGCTGATCGCCCGGGACCTGGCGCCGGCCGACACCGCCCTGCTCGATCCCTCGCTGGTCCTGGGCTTCATCACCGAGGAGGGCAGCCCGACCAGTCACAGCGCCATCCTGGCGCGCTCCCTGGGGGTGCCGGCCGTGGTGGCGCTGCCGGAGGCGCGCCAGATCGCGGAGGGCATGGTCGTCGCGGTGGACGGCAGCACGGGCGAGGTGGTGGTGAACCCGAGCGGCGAGGAGCGCGCGGCCCTGGCCGTGGCGGCGGCGGAGCGCCGGGCGGCGCTCGCCGAGAGCACGGGTCCAGGCGCCACCTCGGACGGCCACAAGGTGCCGCTGCTGGCGAACATCGGCGGTCCGGGCGACGTCGCCGCGGCCGTGGCGGCGGGCGCGGAGGGCGTGGGGCTGTTCCGCACGGAGTTCCTCTTCTTCGATCAGTCGAGCGGGGCGGGCGCTCCCCCGGAGGATCACCAGGTCGCCGTCTACCGGGAGGTGCTGGAGGCGTTCCCCGAGGGACGGGTCGTGGTGCGGGTGCTGGACGCGGGCGCGGACAAGCCGCTGCCGTTTCTCACGCCGGGCGACGAGCCGAACCCCGCGCTCGGCGTGCGGGGGCTGCGGGCGCTGCTCGCCCACCCCGAGGTGCTCGGCACACAGCTGCGGGCCCTGGCGCGGGCGGCCGAGGAGCTGCCGGTCTACCTGGAGGTCATGGCGCCCATGGTCGCCGACCGGGCCGACGCCCGGGCGTTCGCCGACGCCTGCCGCGCGGCCGGGCTGCGTGCCAAATACGGCGCCATGGTGGAGATCCCGTCCGCCGCGCTGCGGGCGCGGGCGATCCTCCAGGAGGTCGAGTTCCTCTCGCTGGGCACCAACGACCTCGCCCAGTACACCTTCGCGGCCGACCGTCAGATCGGCGCCGTCTCCCGGCTCCAGGATCCGTGGCAGCCCGCCCTGCTGGACCTCGTCGCGCTGGCCGCCGAGGCGGCCGGGGCCGAGGGCAAGAGCTGCGGGGTCTGCGGCGAGGCCGCCGCCGATCCGCTGCTGGCCTGTGTGCTGACCGGCCTCGGCGTCACCAGCCTGTCCATGGGCGCCGCGGCGATCGCCCCGGTGCGGGCCACGCTGGCCAAGCACACCCTGGCGCAGTGCGAGCGCGCCGCCGCCGCGGCCCGCGCGGCGGACAGCGCCGAGGAGGCCCGCACGGCCGCCCGGGGAGTGCTCTCCGGCGAGTGA
- a CDS encoding CDP-alcohol phosphatidyltransferase family protein, which produces MEVQETRVQTDRVLTIPNVLSMARLAGVPVFLWLVLSPVFDGPDLDGWALLLLAVSGVSDYLDGKLARRWNQISALGRILDPAADRLYILSTLIGLTWRDILPVWLTTLLLARELMLLVTVWRLDRHGYAPPQVNFLGKAATFNLMYAFPLLLLSDGSSWVASLAAIFGWAFAGWGTALYWWAGILYVVQVRRLLKADATSD; this is translated from the coding sequence GTGGAGGTCCAGGAGACGCGCGTTCAGACGGATCGGGTCCTCACCATTCCCAACGTCCTGAGCATGGCCCGGCTGGCGGGCGTGCCGGTGTTCCTGTGGCTCGTCCTCTCCCCGGTCTTCGACGGCCCCGATCTCGACGGCTGGGCGCTGCTGCTCCTGGCCGTCAGCGGGGTGAGCGACTATCTGGACGGCAAGCTGGCCCGCCGCTGGAACCAGATCAGCGCCCTCGGCCGCATCCTGGACCCCGCCGCCGACCGGCTCTACATCCTGTCCACCCTCATCGGCCTCACCTGGCGCGACATTCTCCCGGTGTGGCTCACGACACTCCTGCTCGCCCGCGAACTGATGCTCCTGGTGACCGTGTGGCGCCTGGACCGGCACGGATACGCCCCGCCGCAGGTGAATTTCCTCGGGAAGGCGGCGACATTCAACCTGATGTACGCCTTCCCGTTGCTGCTGCTCAGTGACGGAAGTAGCTGGGTGGCATCACTCGCTGCTATTTTCGGATGGGCGTTCGCCGGCTGGGGTACAGCGCTCTATTGGTGGGCAGGGATTCTCTACGTGGTTCAAGTCCGCCGTCTCCTGAAGGCGGATGCCACCTCCGACTAG
- a CDS encoding mannose-1-phosphate guanyltransferase, translating to MKAVVMAGGEGTRLRPMTASMPKPLLPVANRPIMEHVLRLLKRHGLTETVVTVQFLASLVKNYFGDGEELGMDLTYAHEEKPLGTAGSVKNAEDALKSDSFLVISGDALTDFDLTDLIRYHRERGALVTVCLTRVPNPLEFGITIVDEDGRVDRFLEKPTWGQVFSDTVNTGIYVMEPEVFDYVDPDVPVDWSGDVFPRLMKEGKPVYGYVAEGYWEDVGTHESYVKAQADVLEGKVDVEIDGFEISPGVWIAEGAEVHPDAKLRGPLYIGDYAKIEAGAEIREHTVIGSNVVVKADAFLHRAVVHDNVYIGPQTNLRGCVVGKNTDIMRAARIEDGAVIGDECLVGEESIVQGNVRVYPFKTIEAGAFVNTSVIWEARGQANLFGARGVSGILNVEITPELVVRLASAYATTLKKGSTVTTARDHSRGARALKRAVISALQASAIDVRDLENVPLPVARQQTARGSAGGVMIRTTPGVPDSVDIMFFDERGADLSQAGQRKLDRVYARQEYRRAFPGEIGDLRFPASVFDAYAGSVLRAVDTTGVAESGLKIVVDAANGSAGLVLPSLLGRLGVDALTINPGLDEARPTETADVRRAGLVRLGEIVSSARAAFGVRFDPVGERLALVDERGRIIEDQRALLVMLDLVAAERRSGRVALPVTTTRIAEQVAAYHGTQVEWTTTSPDDLTRVAHKEGSVFGGDGQGGFIIPEFSSVFDATAAFARLIGLVARTQLSLSQIDARIPRAHVLRRDVATPWAIKGLVMRRVVEAAGDRSIDITDGVRVVEPDGRWVLVLPDPAEAVTHLWAEGPDDAAASELLDHWAGVVDSAER from the coding sequence ATGAAGGCCGTCGTAATGGCTGGTGGCGAAGGCACCCGGCTTCGCCCGATGACCGCGAGCATGCCCAAGCCCCTGCTTCCCGTGGCGAACCGCCCGATCATGGAGCACGTGCTCCGGCTGCTGAAGCGGCACGGGCTTACCGAGACCGTCGTCACAGTGCAATTCCTCGCCTCCCTCGTGAAGAACTATTTCGGGGACGGTGAGGAACTCGGGATGGATCTCACTTACGCACATGAAGAAAAGCCACTGGGCACGGCCGGAAGTGTGAAGAATGCCGAGGACGCGCTCAAGAGCGACTCATTCCTGGTGATCTCCGGTGACGCGCTCACCGATTTCGACCTGACCGATCTCATCCGGTACCACCGGGAGCGCGGCGCCCTGGTGACTGTCTGCCTGACCCGTGTTCCCAATCCCCTGGAGTTCGGGATCACCATCGTCGACGAGGACGGTCGCGTCGACCGGTTCCTGGAGAAGCCCACCTGGGGGCAGGTGTTCTCGGACACCGTGAACACCGGCATCTACGTGATGGAGCCCGAGGTCTTCGACTACGTCGACCCGGACGTCCCGGTCGACTGGTCGGGCGACGTCTTCCCCCGCCTCATGAAGGAGGGCAAGCCGGTCTACGGCTATGTCGCCGAGGGGTACTGGGAGGACGTCGGCACCCACGAGAGCTACGTCAAGGCGCAGGCCGACGTGCTGGAGGGGAAGGTCGACGTCGAGATAGACGGCTTCGAGATCTCGCCCGGCGTCTGGATCGCCGAGGGCGCCGAGGTCCACCCCGACGCCAAGCTCAGGGGGCCGCTCTACATCGGTGACTACGCGAAGATCGAGGCCGGCGCGGAGATCCGCGAGCACACGGTCATCGGCTCGAACGTGGTCGTCAAGGCCGACGCCTTCCTGCACCGGGCAGTCGTTCACGACAACGTCTACATCGGTCCGCAGACCAATCTGCGCGGCTGCGTCGTCGGCAAGAACACCGACATCATGCGCGCGGCCCGGATCGAGGACGGCGCGGTCATCGGTGACGAGTGCCTGGTCGGCGAGGAGTCCATCGTCCAGGGGAACGTCCGCGTCTACCCGTTCAAGACGATCGAGGCCGGCGCCTTCGTCAACACCTCCGTCATCTGGGAGGCACGCGGCCAGGCCAACCTCTTCGGCGCCCGCGGCGTCTCCGGCATCCTGAACGTCGAGATCACCCCCGAGCTCGTCGTCCGCCTCGCCAGCGCCTACGCCACCACGCTGAAGAAGGGGTCCACGGTCACCACCGCCCGCGACCACTCCCGAGGCGCCCGCGCCCTGAAGCGCGCCGTCATCTCGGCGCTCCAGGCCAGCGCGATCGACGTCCGCGACCTGGAGAACGTGCCGCTGCCCGTCGCCCGCCAGCAGACCGCGCGCGGCAGTGCCGGCGGCGTCATGATCCGCACCACGCCGGGCGTGCCGGACTCCGTCGACATCATGTTCTTCGACGAGCGCGGCGCGGACCTCTCCCAGGCCGGCCAGCGCAAGCTGGACCGCGTCTACGCCCGCCAGGAGTACCGCCGGGCGTTCCCCGGCGAGATCGGCGACCTGCGTTTCCCCGCCAGCGTCTTCGACGCCTACGCCGGCTCCGTGCTGCGCGCCGTCGACACCACCGGCGTCGCCGAGTCCGGGCTGAAGATCGTCGTCGACGCCGCCAACGGCAGCGCCGGCCTGGTTCTGCCGAGCCTGCTGGGCCGGCTCGGCGTGGACGCGCTCACCATCAACCCCGGCCTGGACGAGGCGCGCCCCACCGAGACCGCCGACGTCCGGCGCGCCGGTCTGGTGCGGCTCGGCGAGATCGTCTCCTCCGCCCGCGCCGCCTTCGGCGTCCGTTTCGACCCGGTCGGCGAGCGGCTGGCCCTGGTCGACGAGCGGGGCCGGATCATCGAGGACCAGCGGGCCCTGCTGGTCATGCTCGATCTGGTGGCCGCCGAGCGCCGCAGCGGGCGCGTGGCGCTGCCGGTGACCACCACCCGCATCGCCGAGCAGGTCGCCGCCTACCACGGCACCCAGGTGGAGTGGACCACCACCTCGCCCGACGATCTGACCCGGGTCGCCCACAAGGAGGGCTCGGTCTTCGGCGGCGACGGTCAGGGCGGCTTCATCATCCCCGAGTTCAGCAGCGTCTTCGACGCCACCGCGGCCTTCGCCCGGCTCATCGGCCTGGTGGCCCGCACCCAGCTCTCCCTCAGCCAGATCGACGCCCGCATCCCGCGCGCCCACGTCCTGCGCCGGGATGTCGCCACACCCTGGGCGATCAAGGGCCTGGTCATGCGCCGCGTCGTGGAGGCCGCCGGGGACCGTTCCATCGACATCACCGACGGCGTGCGGGTGGTCGAGCCGGACGGCCGGTGGGTGCTGGTGCTGCCCGACCCGGCCGAGGCCGTCACCCACCTGTGGGCCGAGGGACCGGACGACGCCGCCGCGTCGGAGCTGCTCGACCACTGGGCGGGTGTGGTGGACAGCGCGGAGCGGTGA
- a CDS encoding DUF881 domain-containing protein — protein sequence MSAMPPQEPGHRAPARPDASMSLLTAVMNHTLDEGYAQAAARRKAEGRSDLPRSTRARLWLAAGLVLAALVVTLGAAQAREAAPAVARERQELLDRVAAGTEALDDLQAEVGALREDVAARQREALGAADAGRGDLIALLAGATAVEGPGVELTVDDAEDAEDADQGAGGGPGGFSNTGRVRDRDLQRVVNGLWQAGAEAIAVNGRRLTALSAIRAAGDAVLVDNRPLAPPYTLLAVGAGQEMAAAFEASAEGRYLGVLRDSYGLRTALSVRDDLRLPAAPGVTTRSARPVLPPEDPRAEDPPEDSVPEDLPSQDASPQDAPPQESSAP from the coding sequence ATGTCCGCCATGCCACCGCAGGAGCCCGGACACCGCGCCCCGGCGCGCCCCGACGCCTCCATGTCGCTGCTGACCGCCGTCATGAACCACACCCTCGACGAGGGATACGCCCAGGCGGCGGCCAGACGGAAGGCCGAAGGCCGGTCGGACCTGCCGCGCTCCACGCGCGCCAGACTCTGGCTGGCCGCCGGCCTGGTGCTGGCGGCCCTGGTCGTCACCCTGGGCGCCGCACAGGCCCGTGAGGCCGCCCCCGCCGTCGCCCGGGAGCGGCAGGAGCTGCTGGACCGCGTGGCGGCGGGCACCGAGGCGCTGGACGATCTCCAGGCCGAGGTGGGCGCCCTGCGCGAGGATGTCGCCGCCCGCCAGCGCGAGGCGCTGGGCGCCGCCGACGCGGGCCGGGGCGACCTCATCGCCCTCCTGGCCGGCGCCACCGCCGTCGAGGGCCCCGGCGTCGAGCTCACCGTCGACGACGCCGAGGACGCCGAGGACGCCGACCAGGGGGCCGGGGGCGGCCCCGGCGGCTTCTCGAACACCGGTCGGGTCCGTGACCGCGACCTCCAGCGCGTCGTCAACGGGCTGTGGCAGGCCGGCGCGGAGGCCATAGCGGTCAACGGCAGGCGGCTCACCGCGCTGTCCGCGATCCGCGCCGCCGGCGACGCCGTCCTTGTCGACAACCGGCCCCTCGCCCCGCCCTACACGCTGCTCGCCGTCGGTGCCGGCCAGGAGATGGCCGCCGCGTTCGAGGCGTCCGCCGAGGGACGGTATCTCGGCGTGCTGCGCGACAGCTACGGTCTCCGGACCGCCCTGTCCGTGCGGGACGACCTGCGCCTGCCGGCCGCCCCCGGCGTGACCACGCGCAGCGCCCGGCCCGTTCTCCCGCCCGAGGACCCACGGGCTGAGGACCCGCCTGAAGACTCCGTGCCTGAGGACCTCCCGTCTCAGGACGCCTCGCCTCAAGACGCCCCGCCTCAAGAAAGTAGTGCGCCGTGA
- a CDS encoding small basic family protein, with product MIAVLGLVLGVVVGILTRPVVPTGVEPYLPIAVVAALDAVFGGLRAMLDGMFDDKVFVVSFLSNVTVAALIVFLGDKLGVGAQLSTGVVVVLGIRIFSNAAAIRRHVFGA from the coding sequence GTGATCGCCGTTCTGGGACTCGTCCTGGGAGTCGTGGTCGGAATCCTCACTCGCCCGGTGGTCCCGACCGGCGTCGAGCCGTACCTGCCCATCGCCGTGGTCGCCGCCCTGGACGCCGTGTTCGGCGGGCTGCGCGCCATGCTGGACGGGATGTTCGACGACAAGGTCTTCGTGGTGTCGTTCCTGTCGAACGTCACGGTGGCCGCGCTGATCGTCTTCCTGGGCGACAAGCTCGGCGTCGGCGCCCAGCTCTCCACAGGCGTCGTCGTGGTCCTCGGCATCCGGATCTTCTCCAACGCGGCGGCCATCCGCCGCCACGTCTTCGGGGCGTGA
- a CDS encoding DUF881 domain-containing protein — MTDEHTDPAPGPRLTGRRALLAGLWPPRATRGQLVAAVLLFVLGLGLAIQVRAAGSEETALRGARREDLVRILSDLDDRAARLEDERAALEDQRTELETSSDQAEEARRQALERERQLGVLAGTVAAEGPGITLRIDDPWGTVEADMLLDAVQELRAAGAEAIQINDVRIVAGTSFVNDGDEVLIDGRPADAPFLVEAIGRPQDLEPALSIPGGVVQSLENEQAEVDLARPDKVVVDALRSAEQPDYAQSSS; from the coding sequence GTGACCGACGAACACACCGACCCGGCCCCCGGCCCCCGCCTCACCGGGCGCCGCGCCCTGCTGGCCGGCCTGTGGCCGCCGCGCGCCACCCGGGGCCAGCTCGTCGCCGCCGTGCTGCTGTTCGTGCTCGGCCTGGGCCTGGCGATCCAGGTGCGGGCGGCGGGCAGCGAGGAGACGGCGCTGCGCGGCGCCCGCCGGGAGGACCTGGTGCGCATCCTCAGCGACCTGGACGACCGCGCCGCCCGCCTGGAGGACGAGCGCGCCGCGCTGGAGGACCAGCGCACCGAGCTGGAGACCAGCTCCGACCAGGCCGAGGAGGCCCGGCGGCAGGCCCTGGAACGCGAACGGCAGCTGGGCGTCCTGGCCGGCACGGTCGCCGCCGAGGGCCCGGGCATCACTCTGCGCATCGACGATCCATGGGGCACCGTCGAGGCCGATATGCTGCTCGACGCGGTGCAGGAACTGCGCGCCGCGGGCGCCGAGGCCATCCAGATCAACGACGTGCGGATCGTGGCCGGCACCTCCTTCGTGAACGACGGCGACGAGGTGCTCATCGACGGCCGCCCCGCCGACGCGCCGTTCCTGGTCGAGGCCATCGGCCGGCCGCAGGATCTGGAGCCCGCTCTGAGCATCCCCGGGGGTGTGGTGCAGTCCCTGGAGAACGAGCAGGCGGAGGTGGACTTGGCACGGCCCGACAAGGTCGTCGTGGACGCCTTGCGATCGGCGGAGCAGCCTGACTACGCTCAGTCGTCATCGTGA
- a CDS encoding FHA domain-containing protein produces MSFFAKLFGRRQSGAHSATRPRARQHGETPPASGAEPGRPLFRDEVGAPGGIGSQGSGGHQQTVTCSRCGHRSAATSRFCSNCGNALRPGMDGSSETTSTISISGLEAYEAEITGQHPSPALSPEAQAAVEALPPGSALLIVRRGPNSGSRFLLDGEVTTAGRHPHSDIFLDDVTVSRRHVEFRRQPDGGFTVSDVGSLNGTYVNREPIDSVVLANGDEVQIGKYRLVFFASRQGF; encoded by the coding sequence GTGAGCTTTTTCGCTAAGTTGTTCGGCAGGCGTCAGAGTGGCGCGCACAGCGCCACACGGCCGCGCGCCCGCCAGCATGGCGAGACGCCGCCGGCGTCCGGTGCCGAGCCGGGCCGCCCGTTGTTCCGGGACGAGGTCGGCGCCCCCGGCGGCATAGGCTCCCAGGGCTCCGGCGGGCATCAGCAGACGGTCACGTGTTCCCGCTGCGGGCACCGCTCGGCCGCCACCAGCCGGTTCTGCTCCAACTGCGGGAACGCCCTGCGGCCCGGCATGGACGGCTCCTCGGAGACGACGTCCACGATCTCCATCAGCGGGCTGGAGGCGTACGAGGCCGAGATCACCGGCCAGCACCCGTCACCGGCGCTCTCCCCGGAGGCCCAGGCGGCTGTGGAGGCCCTGCCGCCCGGCTCCGCGCTGCTCATCGTGCGGCGCGGGCCGAACTCGGGGAGCCGCTTCCTGCTCGACGGCGAGGTGACCACCGCCGGGCGCCATCCGCACAGCGACATCTTCCTGGACGACGTCACGGTCTCCCGCCGCCATGTGGAGTTCCGGCGGCAGCCGGACGGTGGCTTCACGGTGAGTGACGTCGGGAGCCTCAACGGCACCTATGTCAACCGCGAGCCGATCGACTCGGTCGTGCTGGCCAACGGCGACGAGGTCCAGATCGGGAAATACCGGCTGGTGTTCTTCGCCAGCAGGCAGGGATTCTGA
- a CDS encoding bifunctional nuclease family protein: MNQLDVVGVRVEMPNNQPIVLLREVGGDRYLPIWIGPGEATAIAFAQQGMTPARPLTHDLFKNVLEAVGQELSAVRITDLRDGVFYAELVFASGVEVSARPSDAIALALRVGTPIYGSDAVLDDAGIIIPDEQEDEVERFREFLDQISPEDFGTSSQ, from the coding sequence GTGAATCAGCTCGACGTCGTGGGCGTACGGGTGGAAATGCCCAATAATCAGCCCATCGTGCTACTCCGTGAGGTCGGCGGTGATCGCTACCTCCCGATCTGGATCGGACCGGGAGAGGCGACCGCCATCGCGTTCGCCCAGCAGGGCATGACCCCTGCCCGGCCGCTGACGCACGACCTCTTCAAGAACGTGCTGGAAGCGGTGGGGCAGGAGCTCAGCGCGGTGCGCATCACCGACCTGCGCGACGGGGTCTTCTATGCCGAGCTCGTGTTCGCCAGCGGGGTCGAGGTCAGTGCCCGTCCGTCCGACGCCATAGCTCTCGCGCTGCGCGTCGGCACGCCGATCTACGGCAGTGACGCCGTGCTCGACGACGCGGGGATCATCATCCCCGACGAGCAGGAGGACGAGGTCGAGAGGTTCCGCGAGTTCCTCGACCAGATCTCCCCGGAGGACTTCGGCACGAGCAGCCAGTAG
- a CDS encoding MerR family transcriptional regulator, protein MTGNGDSRAVGGVPALPGAPTSPGLRPSVGPQGRGTPGRLGYRGPSACAAAGITYRQLDYWARTGLVQPSVRPAHGSGTQRLYSFRDVLVLKIVKRLLDAGVSLQSIRTAVEALGSADLAELSDMTLMSDGATVYRCDSPEELAELLRGGRGLFGIAVGAVWGDVESALSRLQAERLDTGEPVLVGHPADELARRRRTPADRIG, encoded by the coding sequence GTGACAGGTAACGGCGACAGCAGAGCGGTCGGCGGCGTCCCCGCCCTCCCCGGCGCGCCGACGTCGCCGGGCCTGCGGCCGTCTGTCGGCCCCCAGGGGCGCGGCACGCCGGGTCGGCTCGGATACCGGGGGCCCAGCGCCTGCGCGGCGGCCGGCATCACCTACCGCCAGCTCGACTACTGGGCGCGGACCGGCCTGGTGCAGCCCAGCGTCCGCCCGGCCCACGGTTCGGGCACCCAGCGCCTGTACAGCTTCCGCGACGTGCTGGTCCTGAAGATCGTCAAGCGGCTGCTGGACGCCGGGGTCTCCCTGCAGAGCATCAGGACGGCGGTCGAGGCCCTGGGCTCGGCCGACCTGGCGGAGCTCTCCGACATGACCCTGATGAGCGACGGCGCCACCGTCTACCGCTGCGACTCGCCCGAGGAGCTGGCCGAGCTGCTCCGGGGCGGGCGCGGCCTGTTCGGCATCGCGGTGGGCGCCGTGTGGGGCGATGTGGAGAGCGCCCTGTCGCGCCTGCAAGCCGAGCGGCTCGACACCGGGGAGCCGGTGCTCGTCGGCCACCCGGCCGACGAGCTGGCCCGGCGTCGACGCACCCCGGCCGACCGCATCGGCTGA